Within Porites lutea chromosome 2, jaPorLute2.1, whole genome shotgun sequence, the genomic segment GGTAGATTTCCAATACGAAAGTGCAGATACTTGCAGAATGAATTACACAagtaaattacaaaacaaatgtCCTCAACATCTCTTTGATTTCCATCCACCTCATCTTATGAAGGTGTAAGATAGTTTGACGCTTGATTTCATGACCACGGATGGAAAATTTGGTACTTATATATCATGGAGAACTGGTGGAATTAAATTCAAGGTGCAACTgttctttgaaatgttttttttttttccggccGGCTGGACCATCAGCGATCATTTCTGTTGCGTCTAACTGGtctgtaaaatatttgtttttcttattttttacagtAGTTTGATTTATAAGGACAGAGAGATTTGGAGGGGACAGCATTAGCATGCGTCTGCGGATCCACCCAGATATCTTTGGCGGCGAAGAAATAGAGAGAATTGGACTTAAAGTTAATTCGAAGGATAAAATAACATGATGTGTTCGCCGACCGAATTACATTTAGAATTTACCCCATGCCAAGGTTCTAGCTTCCTGTTCAAAACCTAGGCTTTACCGCATAAACTCTGAACTATTTTTTTGGCGATGCTAACGATCCTGTCCGGAGTCTTCAGGAAGTACACGTTCAACTCATTACTGGCAATTTTTACCAGATTAACAAGATCTGGTTTTTGAATGCCCACAGCAATGAGCTTTATTCCTTTATGTCGAAGTTTCTGAGCTTCGCTGAGAGTGGAAGATAGCTGTCCCTTGTCTTGTTTTCCGTTTGTGAAAAGCACAAGTACCTATCATGAAACCAGAAAGAAGTCTCAGATTTTAACATGCCATACTAGCTGAGATAGTCATATTGGAAGCTTATGTTCAGAAATAGGTTCTAGAAAATAAGACGCACCAactatgtttttaacttttatccaatcagaagcctagcctgttccaggcgcaCGTTCGGATAGTGGAGTGCGGCGCGAAGTAAGAGAGCGGGAAAAAATAAGGAGAAGCAGAGGGAGGAGAGGGAGAAAGGAGCAAAGCACACCTGGCTTCCAAAGTCTCCTCGTACACCGCTTTGAAGTATCCAGAAACGTTTTAGTAAAGAAAAGTTGCCCATAGCAATAAgcatttgtgtttttttggtttatcacctcatgtaagggaatccggattgcGGAATccgaatttaaaaaattttgctaGTGGAATCCAAACTCCTGGGTtttgggctttggaatccgtgATCTAGctcatggaatccggaatcccgctatCAATTggagtccagaatccaagttccactgacaagtaatcctgaatccagtacctggaatccagaatccaatactgtcttggattaccttacatggggctgGCAAAATTCCAGTGATTACCTGTTGAATTGGTGGGGATCTCATGCCACCAGCCGTCTTAAACAGGAAATCTTTCGCAGTACGTAAAGCTTCGCTGATCCTAGTGTGCCTATTATTAACAAAGGAATCTCCATGCCAGCTATCAATTTGTTTCTCAACATTCTGCAAGTTAATTTTGCTGCCTTGAAAGTCACTGAACAAAAGACGAATATTCACTGTTTTTCCGAATGTTATAGCTCCCAGGTGGGTACCGTCGTCTGAGATTCGAAATTTTCCAACAAGATGCTTGGCAAAGTTCTTTATGAGAACAAAGTTGCCTTTAGTGTTATCCATTACGAGTCCAAGGTCGATGTCACAAGCTGTAGGTAAACGaatacaaacaaataaataactaaatgaATGAAACAGTTCAATGTGCTATTCCTTCTTCTATTTATAACGTTTCTAAGATTTCCTGTTATATCGCGCAAGCTGCAAATCTCCTAGATAACTAGATTAcgatttctgtaaaaaaaaagaaaaagaaataatgtaTTGTAAAATTCCATGAAAACGAGCGCACGCATTAAGGCCTCTTCCTTAggtatccgtttttgtttgaaaacgatTTAGTATTCTCtccattttcaaaaaagtccacGTCCTCAAGTATACTTTGCGATTTTGAAGATTTTTGCGGTCCACACGGAAACTCAACGACAAACATACCTGAATTCAGTAACATCTTTGATGAGAAAATACGCATTTACTGTTATCCAACACCGTGACATAATGGTATTCAAAAACTTCCGTTTTCGTCCATCCACACCAGTACAAATTAAGCAGCAGTGGGAAAACTTGTTAATCTGACGGTATCGATTCTGGCCAAGACCTTGACTCTTGACAAAAACTAGACGGCAAAACCGCAgaactagactgcaaaacagtcggtttttttctcaaaatcagtaaaggaATCGGtcaagcgtggcgtaagagtcttaagcgcgaagcgcgcgagcctcacacgcccgtaaaATGTGTTCCAGACCTTTCGTTTGACTGCtggcgcgtacttgaatacgcaaaaatgtGAATACGCAAAAacacggactgttttgcagtctacctcAGAACATGCAAAAGCTTCAGCAACTTCAGAACTTAGCTTTGCCTCCCGTATTCTCACCGGTTTAAGGAAGTTTGACCATACTTCGCTAGCTCTAAACGCCGCATCTTGGCTGGTTACCTGTCAAGGAACATCCTCTGAGCGCAACGCGGTTTCTTTTTCCTTCGAGCCGCAAAGCGTTGGAACGAGTTGGACTATCAAATAAAAACTCCCTCTTCATTTTTCAAAAAGGCCGTGAAAAACCTCCGCTTCTAGTGATTTTTAATCATTTCATATAGATATTTATAACCTCAAAGCCTGGAACTATCTTCCAATTGTAATTGGTATCATTTATTACTCCTGAAAAGTTGAGCGCTCTCGAATAGTATTATTCTAACCAGTTCAGAAAACTTTTATAAACATATACATAGCTACATAgccctttattttatttgttatcaTTACCTTCGTTCAACATGTAATTTGTAATTAGGTTTTTATCTACATTTGTATTGAAAATTAGTTCTGAAACCCATTTGGGAGAAACAAataaactgtattttattgtataTTTTTATAGTATTGTATAgcaaaacgttttcaaaaatctccaccCTGGAAcgcatttttgaaaagatgcgtaTTTGGTGACCATTTTCACCGGATACGTGTTGACGGTAGACCAAACCAAGGGAAAACTGAGactctccgttttcaaacaaaaacgggtACGTGTGGACGGGGGCCTAAGGAAAGGGGCTGTGCCGTATTAGCGACCACACGCAGACAATGTAGCGGCTTGTCGCTTTTTAACAAGAACTACACTATTCGGTTACCAGTATGATTATAATAATTGCCCCTAGGTCCGCCCCTGAATTAAGTATTACGCAGACCGTGAGCGTGGGAGAGGATATGCCATTAGTCGTAATTACCAAGAAAAACGCAATTAAAACTGTAATTCTTGGTGACTTCCACAGATGCCAAACTTTGACCACGCCCTAAAGATTTTCACTGAATTCGTTCCTAACTGAAATTTTTGCCATGGTATGCGATTTTTCTGTTGCATCGTATCTATTGCAATAACTCACCTGCTTCCGAGTCATCGCTGTTTAATGATGACTTGCAAatttttgatccctaaaagaaTCAGTACGGAGTTCATAAAAAAGTCAGTTTAACGCTTAATGCCATATTTCATTAAGAATTCGTTAGAAGAAAAGGCATCTGCAGATAATTAGTTTTGACAGTTGCACAGGTTgttgataaaataaataattaaaatttcaaaatatggCAAGACTTTTACAGTACTATTTATATTCTTGCTGACCGGTCGCGGTGGTCAGCGCTCCTCACCTTCCAAACATCTATTGCCGAGAGAAGCAGTCTGCGCCATGAGCTGGGTTTTTGATGTTGATGTATATCTTAGTCAGTCAGTGAACAAAACTATATTTGTACAATACAGCAGATAAAAAGCAAATTTCGGACCTTGTGAGCGTTAATGCTATAATATTTCGATTAGTCCTCTATCACAGTTGtaggaaatttaaaaatacacttataaaaataatttttctcacCCTTGTGGGCACTATCTGTTGGAATATTGATCCAGTAGAAAACACAAGGCCTTCAGTGTTGCAGGAATCTTCCAAACCACAGTCGATCATTTGACACTGACTAAGACCGTTTAACAGGCGAGCAAAGTTatatgaaaaacattttggatcGTCTTGGCAGGACTGGATGCAGGTGATCCAATCTATGTCGTATGAAGAACGGTAGACATGTCCGACTAAAGCTCTGTTTGGAACAGTTATTGGTTGAAAAGCAATAGACGACGCTAATAAAAGAAGCAAGGTCAAAATGAAGGGCATATTACGAGAAGTTTCAAGTTAGCCTTAGAGGTAATCCATCTGCAATCGATCTTAAATTGAAATTAGAATTAAACTTCAATCTTCCTGATGTAAATACGACGATCTTTCTTCTTGTTGTCGTAACTGAAGCTGGTGTGGGTTTAAAGTGCTGATAGATTCTGCGCTGACGCTGCTTAAATATTTCCGATGTCGCACAAGCACCTGTCAGCAGGTTTGATAGGAGGCATTATAGCTATGATACATAATATTTTTTCAGTGGTCAACAAAGGACGCAAAAGCGCTTTTAGGAAGGCAACTGTGTCAACTTACACTAACTTTCATTTGAGGCCGGCCGAAAAGTCATTGATCAAAATTGcatgaaaacaaattaaattcgAAGGACAGAGAGAGTATATTATTCCACCCATCTAAGACTCAACTGAGGAGGAAAGTTTAATTCTACAGCCTTAAATATTGTTTCTTTAAGTCTGAATTCTTGTTATGGTGTTGTAATATTTACTTTACAAGCTTAAGTGCAGGAGGTGCATAATTTGTACCAAACCGATATTCGTTGGGGTTACGGATATGATTTTATCGTGTGCCTGTGATAATGTCAATCGCCACACTCGGCAACATAAATTTTCAGTGAGAATTCAATTTATATCTCAAAACCACATAAAATAGCTAGTGAAATAGTAGCCGtaataacaaacaaaacggCCTGACGATGAGAAAAAGAATTCACCTCACTATAACTTGAAGGCTTCTGATTGCAATAGAGACCATTtagttttttcaattaatttccCTTATTTGGTGGCATACAAAATTGAACATGCCATATGACCTCAAGTAATCAAAAAACTTTgatattgtattttaaattgTGTAGAAATCTTCTTATATTACCCAAGAAACTAGATACTTTTATTATTTCACTTCAATATTCATATTGACCATATAATAATTGTTGCTTTAATACAACCTAGAATTTGCAAGTTCTGAGACAAATTATCAGTGAAAATCCAAGCACCGTGAAATTTTGCACTTGACAAACAGCAAGAGCagtaaaaatccaaaaaaagaaGGCCATTTAAGTGTTCATTTCACCGAGATGAGATATCTCGCTCAGTGCAATAAAAATGGATGCATGCAACTTTTAAATTAGTAACactgaattataaaacgttattttatgaggtttttgtgatatccggaataatcaaggtcgaggtaagtgttatcagcctcgtcCTTCggttcggctgataacacttatctcgaccttgattatcccggatatcacaaaaaccgtatctagtaattgttttattgtacattgttttgaagaaaataacaacaaacacTCACGTATTGTTATTGGTGtacatgcattgcgcgcgcaacctacaaaTTAGTCTGTTATCTGCTAAACAGATAACTAACTAGAttctaactaatctgtaggttgcgctgatttccaaacatagctgtaggctcttagccgaTGAAAAGAAAGATATTGATTACAAAGTATAATAATTGAATTTATTATGGCCTGGGTATAATCTGAGAAGCCGATTATGGCAATCGAAGAGGAAGTTCCATCATTCTTTATTGgatatatctagccgaatttttgaaaacatacctcctaatggaccagaatattcgcacaggAACCTGGCGATAGCCAGGTTTCTGGCCActtcggtgagaaaaaaaatgcagggtttgctgtcctggttggtctcattgtcaagctcagtccctgagctaactcgccattGGTTGggaaggggcctccatgtcaatccctagcggaggagggtgctgcaaaagcgtgGTACTGTCCCGTgtctgggagagtcagtgcacccgtcatgtctgcctttagcTTGTCATTTCACATTCTTTTAATGTTTGAGGCctattggccaatgaaagcattcccctcaagcacgtgctaggctggggggtaggaggaagtcaggggggggggtatttaaccttgaattctctgcttagaacttggtCTAAGTCTCAAGCATTCTCTGTCATTTAGATCTTTCAAGTAGCTAGAGTGTATGGGCAAATcaagagtgtctttttgatggacttgaatgtttcttttgctaatcaggaattaagaagagagtcaccttaagaCAACCATGGGTAACAGCTGAGTTTCTTGgcgatatttactttagttgagtcagtttatAAGGTGTGTGGCCTCTAGGAGCCGGCTGgtgcggttttcataaatcTGGCTAGATCAAGAGCCATATAGGAGGCCAAAACTCAAAGAAATCGGTTATTAAATAAATCTTTGCTGCTAAAAAGTGCGAAATCCGCGCAAATAACTGTTATGGAATGCACTTTCCATGCGAGGAAATCTAAGGTGGAGACTAACTTTCTCCAGTCTATTCTGCACGGATCAAAGAGGTAATCTGTCAACTTGTCATTGTCTGGATAAAAGAATAAATGAGCATATATGGAACCACCACTCCCTTTAGTCGTCATTATAATAACTTCTTTTTAACGTGGTATTCAATATCAACACAAAACACATTTAGGTCTCCAGCTAATAGAACACTGAAAATAACACTGAAATTGAAGCCCTGGCCCAGTCCCTGCACACTGAGTTCGGCAGGAGTTTGAAACCGTCATCATCCCGCTCATCAGACCGACTCTCAACTCAAGCTCAACTGAGGCGCTTACTCCTCTATGGTGGCCCATGTGTGCCATAGGAAAAAGCTGTAGAGCGAGAGtacatcaatattttttttgcaataatttttattttattgattagttatctttattttttgtatattttttggttttttatttttatttcttttttatttcttttctttttatattttttcgaataatttttattttatttttttttttatcttattaaAAGTGAACGGTGCCCAAAGTACCGCAAAAGTAAGTTTACcgtattttctcttttaacgcCGGGCCCTGAATAAACGCCAGGTCTTGGAGGAGAAGTGGTAgataccctcccccccccccccacccacccccaaCCACCACCCAGACGTTTATTTGTGGTATAATAGACTAGTGGTATAAAAGGTAAGATACACGGCTGTCAAGAAAAAGGCATAAAAACTCTTCTTTTTTAATTAGTAATAGTAAGCCCGAATAAACTGCAAATTCAAACAAACGCCGGTCCACGAGAGAAGATACTGTATTCTAATTTTTTGCAACACGATACCGTAAGATAACgcgatatatatttttatattttttattttccccaAATAAAAACTGAGGGCCGTGGTCAAGTTTTGTGCTTAATGCCCCGAATATTTGTCCCTGCTACTATGCTGCGTCAAATCTTGTTAACTCTCAGCAGGGGCGGCCTAacatcaattttcggaaaagatctgttcggaagacggtTTGAGATCTAGATTTTTCGGCACAGttgatgtaaaatttcttgcttgcctgcctctcctaggattttcgtacatctaaaaattggtataattgcccattttttacaaatttttaccctaaaaaggtcgcctagaattttcgggagccttttttggCTGAAATGTTCGAAAAAGTAATATTCGGATCagtagactttcagctaggaaatccgaacagctgaaaaatttttaggagataaaaatatgcctatatcttcCGTTTAactactaaaatacgtttaacaatgctatgtttagtggttttgaactatattctcgttgggtgtccctgtctCAGCCCATGAATGAGAACCATACGCCATGAAATTATTCCCGACTCcagattttattttgaaattaaacAATAATGATACATGAGAAAAGTAACATCATTGTAACCTACGTGTTAATTAACGCAAGAGTTCTGAAACTCTTTGCGAAATATCTGAGTTTGCATCAATTATTCAGGACTCAAAGCGCGCAGTTATATTCAGTGTTGACTACAATGGTTAAACTGGGATGTATATGATATATTTGCCGAGGCTTAAGGAGGCTTCATTAAGcatttataattattatgcaAAAGTTAGAAGCCTGTTGAAATCCTAGGCTTTACTGCATACACTCTGGTATATTTTGGTAGCGATGCTTGTAATCCTGCCCTCAGACTTCAGCCAATGCATGTTCTCGATTCCACCGGCAAGCTTCAACAGCTCAATAGGGTCTGGTTTTTGAATACCCACGATGataatttttattcctttattttGTAGTTCCTGAATTCTTCTGAGAGTAGAAGCTGCCTGCCCCATGTCTTGTTTTGCGTTTGTGAAAAGCACGAGTACCTGTcacgaaaacaaaagaaaaacgtgTGTTATAACCGTACACCCTAATACAGAAATAACAAAGACGCAAACGAttctttcacgtgtgaaaacatCGTTTGTCTACTCAGAGGTCTCAATCAATGTGATTACACTGCAGTGCATGG encodes:
- the LOC140929100 gene encoding matrilin-3-like isoform X2, translating into MVRLQLLVSVIVLVAVCNIEVRAYRRAFAYPWIKTLDEFRRNAACDIDLGLVMDNTKGNFVLIKNFAKHLVGKFRISDDGTHLGAITFGKTVNIRLLFSDFQGSKINLQNVEKQIDSWHGDSFVNNRHTRISEALRTAKDFLFKTAGGMRSPPIQQVLVLFTNGKQDKGQLSSTLSEAQKLRHKGIKLIAVGIQKPDLVNLVKIASNELNVYFLKTPDRIVSIAKKIVQSLCGKA